The following DNA comes from Macrobrachium rosenbergii isolate ZJJX-2024 chromosome 5, ASM4041242v1, whole genome shotgun sequence.
TCATTTTGTGACTACATACCGTAATTAATTGTATGTACTTCACAGTTCAGTGATTTTCAATACAGCTTAAGATATTTTAGCAGGTGTGCTCTGCATCCACCATTTAAAGAATTCTCTCTTCAAGCGATAAAATTAGGAAGGTTAGTAGATCTCTACTATCTTGTGCTTGACAGATTCTTCTCATACACTGAAATTTTGCTTAAAAAACTGTAAACGTTTGTCCTTGCATCGTATATGATTGCCTCAGGAATATATTTGAATTGCACAACATTATAAATGCTAGTGTAATGTAAAATGGAGACGGTATTGACCATTAGTCTTTCAAGTCAACAACCAGATATTCGGTTATATTCTGTGTCACTGATTCGAATGCCTGTGTCCGTAGCAGGATCCAGAGACTTCTGGATCCTGGTCCGTAGGGTTTCCAGTTTGAACCCGGTTTTGGATCCTGGGATTTCGGGACAGTTTAAAAATAATCGCGGGGTTTCCcggaaaatacaattatttttttttatagtatattttcattgttaatcaGTCAAAGGAGATCTGTTTTACAAGGATTAATGGataataaaatcttaattataggggtaataaaacaaacaacatgaattttttattggtatttaatGGCAAGAATATCAAGGAATATGACTTTCAATGAGTTACAACGGCAAATTTGGTGTCATCtagcaaaatataaacaactgaTTTGGATTTTTTAGAAGGCATGCATTTCTTGAAATGCTAAATAGCTTTGTCCAGCAactaatgataatgaatgatatcATACAGAAAATACTGTCTCCAATTGTGACACTAATTACTATCTATTTTGAAAGCTGCATCAGTGTAATCCAgatgttataaaaatgaaatatacgtAAGTATTGAGTTTCAAAATAAACCaagttattttttcaacttttgttgTTATTTCCAAAATTCCAATACAACACTGAATACAGAAACATAagtttcaattttcaattaagaATTACGATTGtatagaaaaagataaagtattgaaaatccagagtttttataaattttaagtatatttttcttggtaacgagaaatgtaattatttcttgagcaaaaaactaaacaatactatgtataaaagtaaaagaaaaagaaaaatcaaataaccCTGAAAAGGCTTCTATTATGAAGGGCAATAGAGAGGctccaatttgttgaaaaataaaacacaggtTAATACGGAATGTAATATAAAGGCACATAAATATTATTCTTTGTAAcgttcaaaatattaatttacaattaCTATTCTTTGTTAAGTAGGCTTTTAGATCAGAACCAGATGATGAGGAACCTGGCATGCTCTGTTTTATTAACAATCTTAATATTCTAACCTCTTTCTTTGTTAAGAGGGATGCGATCAGAACCAGATGATGAGCTCTGTTTTATTGTCTGTTCTAACTTTTCGGAAAGGgataatttatttcttcctcGCTGGACGGTGAGTCAGATAGTTGTGGTGAACTGAAGAGTCTAGAAAACAAGTTATTGCTTGCAGAAATTACAACTGGTTTATTATTTAATGCTGCAAGCTGTCGTGTTCGGCACTTATTTGAATTTGCAAATGAACAAATGCGTAGTTGTTTTACCAGAGAAATATTAAATctattaatattatgtatatgtatatatatacatatatatatatatatatatatatatatatatatatatatatatatatatatatatatatatatatatatatatatatatatatatatatatatatatatatatatatatatatatgataatcacgtgtgtatgtgtgtgtatgtgtgtgtgtgtatctcaatAGATACAGAGTCTGCCTTAATAACCAAGGTCTAATCAACTTTagtgaagcaaaataaaaagagtataCTATGATCAATGAACCGTTTCCTTAGCAGATTATATTTCATTCGTAACGATTAATATATAATAACTAGATGTTACGTTGCTTGTGAccaattatttagattttttttagaaacgaTCAACTTTTTGCTATCATGAAGACATCGTTCTTTTATCTATAGTCATATTTTCTGAGAATTTTAAATGTTAACGAAATTCCCGGGAAATCccgaattttatgaaaaatcccgggacaaaaaaaaaggcttttaaatCCCCTCTTTAGTAGTATCAGGCGTCGTACTCAGTTACGTAACGTAGGTGAAACGTATAACCCACGGTCTAGAAAGAAGGCCTTTCTAGACCGTAGTTTAACCGTGCTTTTCAAACCCTGGGTTTAAAgccccgttcacacattcacgtatcagcccacgcatgttcacgcatgaATGGAAACTGGTAGTTGGCAACAGCTTACGTAAGTACTACGAAAAAGTTCCGTAATGCGTATTTAAGATCGTGGACAAGCGGGGCGGAGTCGGGAGGTCGATACGCACCATCCCAGCATGCGTGGGCAGCCACGTACGTTTCGATGTGTTCAAAAGATACGTGTCTGCTCACGTCATCCGTCATTTTGCGTGGTTGCACACGCACCGCGTGGTGCATCCGTAGCGTGGTCTGCACGCCTGCGGAACAATGACGCGTGGTCCCACGCTGCTTTCCCGTTCCCGCCAAAAACCGCGTGTGTCCCCACGAGGTTCGGGAGTAGACGTGGCAACAGCGCCTCGCCCCCAGGACCTGAGACGATGAGGCAGCGCTGCGTCGGGTGTATAAAACAGCTTGCGGCGCGGATgcagcttcagttttttttatatctattttgtgtatgtgtcaatgtaaacaaatgtatatattttgtattattgtatgtttccatgtaaatatttcagcattagtataagcaataaacataatttaaaaataacttttattcaatgaactaaaaaccatcaaagtaacaaaatgaagtaataataatcacacaattaagacatatgcaaacaactatatagttgaaaattaacttatagaaacaaatatctatttttttgtattattgtatgtttccatctatatatcagcactagtataaacaataaacatataatagaaaagtaacttctattcaatgaactacaaaccatggaagtaacaaaatgaagtaagaataacaacaaaaataaggagtaagtgaaggtatattatattaaaataaaaaaaaaatctgtactttcatattaagttgttcttcactactgcttggtaatggcctatataaaggtataaaccatttcaaaatattcaaagttataatcttCCCACGCCATGGAGTAATGCACTTAGCCACATTGcaatgcatgtatttgcttctgcgttaaaaatgtcagagtgtatgatccagtactaaaaaaacatatgcaaacaaatatatagttgaaaattaacttatataacaaatgtttatttttggtattgtatgtttcagtgtatatatcatggttggtataaacaataaacatataattgaaaaataacttattcaatgaactaaaaaccattatactaataaaatgaagtaagaataatagcacaaataagacatatgtaaaacaaataaatgcataaatacaaaggaaaagtaaactgtatggatattaaaaattttggaagtcgacatacaaagagaaattattataacaagtataaatgtatgttaacagtagttctccttattttcaattgcaatgtAGGCCCTCACAGCTTCCACCAACACCATGTAGTGCACATACTCCACGACGGCCTCCATTACGTTTCTTTGTTGTCTGTGTGCTGGTGTTATAAGGGCAACGATGTCCTCAATgttctccatgttgattcagcagcagTGGAATACTTCTTGCTACAGGGAGGCACTGAATGGCACTGAAAACACGTGTGCACAGCACGGCCCTTTTGTACCTGGCGTATACCCGCCGATGTACATGGGGATGTTGTGAGGGTGTCGTGAGGTCGTAACGCACAACATTACACATACGGTATATGTGCGTGGGTGTTACTTGCTCTGCCACGCATTACATGTGGGGGTGTGGCCTATTGTCGTGGCAGTTCACGTAAGCAACCCGTCTATCTTGCGCAGTGCGTAGCCTTAACACGCATTACTCCGTACTTACGTTATGGCGTCGTTATGTTGACTTACGGACATCGGCCTTTGACACGTATCCACTTGATCGCGCCGACAAACCCTACAGTATAGCCACGTTTCACGTGCGTGAACATGAgtgggctgatacgtgaatgtgtgaacggggcTTAACAGTGGCTTTGTCGTGAGTTAGAGTTCCTTTTGCCCCAAGGTGCGCTCGGATAAATTTTAGCTTGgctaatatattttatcttttacctaattcactgctactaggtatttatttgttgttatgtaGCTGTTTAGTTTTATACTTACCTTCTACACTGTGGTCgttccattattatttattattattattattatttagaagataaaccctattatatggaacaagtctatTGGCGCCATtgatatgaaattcaagcttccaaagaatatggtgttcaataggaagaagtaaaaggaggtaaagggaaatacagaaagaagagttctcGTTCattagaaaaggaaagaataaactgataaattaatagTTAggcaaaaatgtattaaagtgcaaggagaatagtattagggcagtaatgcatttcaccttcgcttgaacttctgaagttccagttgcacgacttcctctgggaggctgttccacagtccaacggcgtgaggaagaaaggacctctggaactgagaagttctacagcgagacacatttactgcatgttggtggtgcttttcagcaaatctggttcctTCCGGCAGGAAAAGacgatcagggatcaattgagaatgtgaaagatctctgttaaaatacagcttatgaaaaagtgacaaacaacagaccatccgtcgatggtccaagttataactggcagtgttagaaaacagaaacagaaacctactaccaCGAACCACTGTAtttaaaagagacaaatctctggcagaagcagacatccataccggagaacagtattctagtaaaggaaggacaaatgtcCTATAGCAAGTTGCgttaattttatcacttataattatatgaggattttcgtacaatacctaaccTTCGTGCGGGATTTGCTggcactttcattagatgtttctcaaaagtaagatgtgagtcaaaagttacacttagaatagttaaagcttcagactcattcagcagggTCGCGTCGACTTGGAGGGGATGatagggtggaaaatctgtacaataTCTGCTAATccgcagtgtttttgttttactggagttcagcctcacacTCCACTGATTACACTATTCGTTAATCCGCCCCATGTCCCAATTGAGACTACagtaagggcagcttcatttctcataagaggAGAATTTACGACATCCACAAGTGTTCCATTATCGACATACTGAgcgatcttgttttccaggctaacaaccatatcacttgtacacacaaagaataacagtggaccaagaactgccctgtggaactccaggcacaataggtcttggttcgctaaaaatcccatcaacagcaactcattgctgcctacctgtaaggaagtCTTGAAGTAAGTCTACAACATaaccacccactccaagattctgaagtttataaataagtgccttatgatttactaaatcgaaagcagcactaaaatataTTTGAGTTAATCTACACTCAAAGcccttatcaaggttcttttgcaaatggcatgtcaaatctaaaagagcaggCACCCAACTACTTCCGATaggcatattgactatcagcaaacgatcctttagattccacatacttatctagtggcttaaaaattagtttttctgcaactttgggtagcacagggagaatagaaattggcttgtagttactgcagtttgcagatatgccattctttggaacaggcactgtattgctaagaTTGCGCTCATCCTCAAAGGTACTACGTCTGCTTAAAAACCTATAGAAtcctaatcttgggagacaacacactagaaacttaaaaaaaaaaaaaaaaaacaaggggaagaaaccatcaggctcttctccatcccagctatcaagattatcacgAATTTTCTTAgaatccctagagcaaaatgcaaattatgtaagaataggttcaggatgacaagtatcagggagagagacatcctcagctgactgcttagcttcaaaagctagATGAAACAATTCAGCTTTTtacttagggccagtaaccaatctaccagaATCtactcacagaccttggacttcacaattgCTAGGACATCtatgaatatgaggtctaatctattaccagaaatatgcgcgggttcctcaattagctggacaaaatcggaggatacacagacctcaggagcagactggccatgttgatctgtggaatttgaatttagccactcactgtgctttgcattgcagtctccacaaataacgaaaaaagcttttgaatcctgtgattgAGCCATACTAACCcactccaagagacagtcatatacagAAGCGTCAGTATTTGGATTACAGTACACAGCATGACTATACTAAGCCCTTGGACCACTTCTTCCCAAAACATCATTGAAAGCCATGGGTTGCTTTTTGAGTTACATTAACGACAAACAGACGCAAAAGCAAACAGATAGGACTGGATGCGCAACCTCCGTTGAACTGTACGTTAGTGGTGGTGACAGTGTAATGGTGAAAAGGCAATTTTACTGATGGCCAGTGGAAGTTTTGGATATCCTGTGGATCTCTCACAACAATTAAGAGGGGACGTGGAAGGCGGCGATGATGACGTATTCTCTTAGAGGGGATATGGAAGGCGGAGATGATGACTTATTCTCCTATCAATGATTTAGTTTGCTATCTTAAATCGATAAAACCCCAAATTCACGGAATGCTAATGGGGTTTTGGTCTGATAATGGAAGCATGAAGCCTCTTGAGTTATTGTTGTGAAAGTTTGGCGATTTTTGCCACTTTAATATAGAAATCTCATTCAAAGAACGATCGTCCCTTCACAAGACTGTTACAGAATAAAGGGTGATCATATGTTACGCTTTGGAAGAAACAGGTTAGGCCTACGGGAAGCTCAGCTGATGTATATTGCgctttggaagaaaaaaaaacagattaggTCTATTATGAAACAAGTATTTGgccatgaaatatattttatatattttccttattggaAGGAGCAGATAACAGACATTAGTTCATCACACGGTCTATCATTAAAGTAAAATGATTGATCAGATACTATACTCAAGCAGTTCTGAGACGTTCCTCCTCCTGGCTGCAGAATGACTTCGCCAGCCGACGAGCACAAATTGGCCCAGAAGGGAGCTCCCATCTTAATCTGTGTGTTGTCTGTCCAAATCCAGTCTCCCTCCTGCGCCTCGTCGGAGCCGCCTATCCAGAAATTGTGGACTTCAATACCTGCAATAAGATTTAAACCTTCAGTGGAAGTCATGTAAATTCTCCCATAGTGGCGTCAGTGCATCTCAGCAGTGTACTGTAGGCTtcacgtaaggttctttgcagtatcctttcggcccctagctgcaacccctttcattccttttactgtacctccattccttttactgtacctccattcatattctatgTCTTCTATCCTcctttcttcaaccctctcccAAACATTGTTTCATAGTATAGCTGtgatgttttcctcttgttacaccccTCAACATTCTTTATGTTCAGTTTCCCTTTggacgctgaatgacctcttagatcACTCTTGACCCTTGGCGTAAATTTCTTATCCCGTTCCATTCTAATAAACTCTCTCATTGGTAAATAGCTAGATAACTTTCAGTACTGTGGACTGACAGCTATCTGTCAAAGCCAGGACTCACTGAGACATATACATACCTTCGCTCTTGATGAACTGTATCAACTCATACAGGAAGTCTGCGCTgtcaatttttatcatttctccgCCTAAGCTGTGGCAGTAATTCCTCATGTTGTGCCAGCTTCCTACCCCAATAACGCAGATGTGGACGCACTGGCCCATTATGTACTGGTACGGAATTGGACAGCCTGTTTCGGAGGCGAAAAGGTTTTTTGAAACTCATGACGTGTGGTTGTAAGGATTCACTGAAGTCGTGATTATTGGAAAACTTCAGTCagtgtagtacagtatatatatatatatatatatatatatatatatatatatatatatatatatatatatatatatatatatatatatatatatatatatatatatatcagcaataagtcaccaaactgcacgtgacaaatatatacgtagacgaccacatgaaaggtgaaaattaaagaccaggtaccaagcgctttagTGTattattgcgtacacttcttcgggtacaaagtaaaataaataaagatagacataaacaagaaaacttcacaaaacaaagatcaaagccactaacaagctaaacatcattactgaatgcaatcactagtttgaagtcaaattgtcacataccaaacaaaaaatactttaaaaatacttaagaactgaaactacagttagaacaggctattgctaaaaggtaacattgtacttccctacaattttatgaacaaggtaactatctaatttaaaaagacccgaactaatattcataagttgattgttaaaatgcttaataaaggcagattcaattatatttctcttaacaatgtggttacaaaaaattatctcagatgaatttttccagtccatacaatggttaaaatcattcatatgtacaaataaagcactagTCAATTGgtctgttcgaactgcgtaacgatgctgttttagacgataatctagttctttaccagtttgaccaaggtatttattactacatccagcacaaggaatcgtgtaaatacagccattaatttgttttgggagttacgaacaatgatattctgaagtgtccctgaattcttgtaaacaacagttatcttgaaaattttcagtaattttttaatgaaacaaagatttacgttatatggaagtgtcaaattattttctctcaccaaaggctccctattgttattgggataaaaatgtttctagctttctgtaaagatttgtcgattaaaaactttgggtattttaacataattcctacgtcgtaaattttacaaaattccgagtctaagaattccgggctgcatatccttaatgcccttaaaaacatgctacaaaaaactgagagttttacattaacgtggtgatctgaataatagtggacataagaacaggcgttggtaggtttcctgtaaacatcaaacacaaaagttctatcccttctatgaaccaaaacatctaaaaacggtaatgaacaattattttcctcttcaacggtgaatttaatagaaggtaccaaatgatttaccttgtccaaaaaactgttcaaattttcgcacatgggccaaacacagaatatgtcatcaacgtatcgaaaccaaagaacccccttaggcaaaatagcaggcaatatttttacttcaaaaaactccatatataaaatttacgacgtaggaattatgttaaaatacccaaagtttttaatcgacaaatctttacagaaagctagaaacattttttattccaataacaatagggagcctttggtgagagaaaatattttgacacttccatataacgtaaatcttttgtttcattaaaaaattactgaaaattttcaagataactgttgtttacaagaattcagggacacttcagaatatcattgttcgtaactccccaaaacaaattaatggctgtatttacacgattccttgtgctggatgtagtaataaataccttggtcaaactggtaaagaactagattatcgtctaaaacagcatcgttacgcagttcgaacaggccaattgactagtgctttatttgtacatatgaatgattttaaccattgtatggactggaaaaattcatctgagataattttttgtaacacattgttaagagaaatataattgaatctgcctttattaagcattttaacaatcaacttatgaatattagttcgggtcttttaaattagatagttaccttgttcataaaattgtatggaagtacaatgttaccttttagcaatagcctgttctaactgtagtttcagttcttaagtatttttaaggtattttttgtttggtatgtgacaatttgacttcaaactagtgattgcattcagtaatgatgtttagcttgttagtggctttgatctttgttttgtgaagttttcttgtttatgtctatctttatttattttactttgtaccccgaagaagtgtacgcaatacacgaaagcgcttggtacctggtctttaattttcacctttcatggttgttgtatatatatatatatatatatatatatatatatatatatatatatatatatatatatatatatatatatatatatatatatatatatatatacacacacacatacacacacacacacacacacacacacatatatatatatatatatatatatatatatatatatatatatatatataaaagcatacagcagggtccataaaaaacaccaaaaaggccataatttattcacatgagacgtttcgcacatgtgcTATGTGCATCATCAATTTGGAAATATAACATACAAATCgttaaaatttcccaaaaaattattttaaaataaagttaagagaaaaaaattatttacaaaataaacataacttAAAATGTGTACAGTAAAAAAGAACAGGTGCTCAACCAACCATCCAAAGGAgaagaggaatgaatgaccaagacctgacatcacctacgacttcagttatgttAGATAAAGAGGAGAACCGGAAACGGGAACAAGCTGTCTGATGTTAAGGACTCAAGGGTAGTAAGTCGTAGGTTGgtgtcaggtcttggtcattcattcttcttctcctttggaTGGTTGGTTGAGCACCTGTTCTTTTTTACTGTACACATtttaagttatattaattttgtaaataatttttttctcttacctttattttaaaataatttttgtaaatttcaacgatttttattatatatttgcagaTAATGATGCACATAgcacatgtgcgaaacgtctcgtGAATAAATTATTGCCTTTTCGGTGTTTTTtatggaccctgctgtatgcttctgtatatgtatatatataatatatatatatatatatatatatatatatatatatatatatatatatatatatatatatatattattgtaatgaaGTAAACCTCGCACAcgccatctcatcctccaagaagtaGAGTAAGATACACTATAAGGACATTTCATGCTCTAGTGAAATAATGTCCACTGTTTTGATTTCAACCGTAAAGGCTAACTGTGGGTAAAATTTGCCCCTATTGACTCCTGTCACCACTACCTTTTTGGGTGAGCTCTTAATTCCTTTCCTTGTCCATGTGACTGCCCaaagaccttgatttcaggtgctgttctaTCGGAGATACTCCTGCACTTAGCAACTGACCCATGTGACCAGCACCATCTTGAACACCTGAGCCATATGCCCCCACACCCCACGTGAGAGACCCATATAGAAAACATAGTCCCGCTGCCATACAGTGCTATCTACAGTGAGCAGGATCGTAATCTCCCGATGCTATAAAAGGGAAACACACTGACACATTGATATCAGAAGAGCTTGGCTCCCTTGAGCTGCCCCTTGCTGTCCGACGTGGTTGTCCAGAGCTTAAGTTACTTTTGTAGTGAGTCCCTTTAACACTACCCTCCATCGCTGGCCCCCCTGAAGACAAGGAATCCATCTCCCAACGAAGGTAATGTATcagagtcaaggttcttatgtcagtcatGTCTCTGTCAATCTTTTGCTATTTTCCGTTTccttttcataatataatatacttatgGCAAGACctgtaatgcttttattttgtgttgttttaatttatgaaCCAGTGAAGCAACGTGTAACGTAATTGTTTAAAATCAGTGTTATTGGAATCAAGTCCTTTCTAAGCACCTTCTGTGTGACCCCTCGATTCCCTGATCAAAGCGCCTTactgcagctaagtaaccacgtgttctcgattgcagataggagtttGCCTGCTGTTGACCTGT
Coding sequences within:
- the LOC136839005 gene encoding perlucin-like protein; the protein is MAIRPLELLLVLGLSLAPPTTLATDVNNYVTPTTTTTTTTTTTTTTTTTTSIPGCPIPYQYIMGQCVHICVIGVGSWHNMRNYCHSLGGEMIKIDSADFLYELIQFIKSEGIEVHNFWIGGSDEAQEGDWIWTDNTQIKMGAPFWANLCSSAGEVILQPGGGTSQNCLSIVSDQSFYFNDRPCDELMSVICSFQ